GTGTAGTCGCCTCGGTTGTCCTCCGGCTAGTGGGGTATGGCCGGGTCTCACAATGGGCCACCGCCCGCAGCTTCAAGTGGGTGATGAGATTCACTACCGGTGTGCGCTTCGATATAGTTGAGGGCCAGGAGTATCTCTCTACGCGGCCCGCCGTGATTATCGGGAACCACCAGTCCGAGCTGGATGTTCTCATGCTCGGCGCTATCTTCCCGCCTTACTGCAGTGTCACGGCGAAGAAGTCGCTCCGCTATGTTCCCTTCCTAGGATGGTTTATGTCGCTCTCGCGGACGGTATTTATTGATCGGGCGAACAGGGAAACGGCTGTGAAGGCCTTTGACAGCGCcgcggaggagatgagggttCACCGCCAGAGTGTGTTTATCTTCCCGGAGGGCACGAGGAGCTACTCGGACAAGCCGGAGCTTCTGTCTTTCAAGAAGGGTGCTTTCCATTTGGCTGTCAAGGCCGGTGTTCCCGTTGTTCCGGTTGTTGTGGAGAACTACTCGCAC
This region of Aspergillus puulaauensis MK2 DNA, chromosome 5, nearly complete sequence genomic DNA includes:
- the SLC1 gene encoding 1-acylglycerol-3-phosphate O-acyltransferase SLC1 (COG:I;~EggNog:ENOG410PMHM;~InterPro:IPR004552,IPR002123;~PFAM:PF01553;~TransMembrane:2 (o6-28i40-60o);~go_component: GO:0016020 - membrane [Evidence IEA];~go_function: GO:0003841 - 1-acylglycerol-3-phosphate O-acyltransferase activity [Evidence IEA];~go_function: GO:0016746 - transferase activity, transferring acyl groups [Evidence IEA];~go_process: GO:0008654 - phospholipid biosynthetic process [Evidence IEA]), whose translation is MSLLYYIASGVSTYVALTASLFLIGLGLKVPRASFAARCLAAYGSLLICAIYGVVASVVLRLVGYGRVSQWATARSFKWVMRFTTGVRFDIVEGQEYLSTRPAVIIGNHQSELDVLMLGAIFPPYCSVTAKKSLRYVPFLGWFMSLSRTVFIDRANRETAVKAFDSAAEEMRVHRQSVFIFPEGTRSYSDKPELLSFKKGAFHLAVKAGVPVVPVVVENYSHILAPKKYRFEAGSIKIRVLPPISTENLTPEDVDSLTISTRESMLKNLLEMSDAEEADGSASVPNGKSTGVEL